In the Rhinoderma darwinii isolate aRhiDar2 chromosome 13, aRhiDar2.hap1, whole genome shotgun sequence genome, one interval contains:
- the PTGES3L gene encoding putative protein PTGES3L gives MRQPAKVLWYDRAKYVFLEFCVENSRDVKVDIEDHKVIFSCLNEDNVQMYNEIVVYDKVQPKDSREKRSDRSITCFLRKWKGKVAWPRLTKENHKPAWLSVDFDNWRDWDAEEEGEMALAEHYMNLINDVKDKGAPPSMDDLDDLDDDV, from the exons ATGAG GCAACCTGCTAAAGTCCTTTGGTATGACCGGGCAAAGTACGTGTTTCTGGAATTCTGCGTTGAGAACAGCCGGGATGTTAAGGTGGACATAGAGGACCACAAGGTCATTTTCAG TTGTCTAAATGAAGATAATGTTCAAATGTATAATGAAATTGTGGTGTATGACAAAGTACAACCCAAG GATTCCAGAGAGAAACGTTCAGACCGGTCGATTACTTGTTTCCTCAGGAAGTGGAAGGGGAAAGTGGCTTGGCCAAGACTAACCAAGGAAAATCACAAG CCTGCCTGGTTGTCTGTAGACTTTGACAACTGGAGAGACTGGGATGCAGAAGAGGAAGGAGAGATGGCGTTAGCCGAACATTACATGAAT TTGATCAATGACGTGAAGGACAAGGGAGCGCCTCCTAGTATGGACGACCTGGATGATTTAGAT GATGATGTATGA